In Parus major isolate Abel chromosome 8, Parus_major1.1, whole genome shotgun sequence, a single window of DNA contains:
- the MYOC gene encoding myocilin, with product MLGVWVLLWGSVALGGRADTAFLRRAHDSSGHCTYSFTVASPVEAACPEAAGGVPELRAELAALAARLSRLESRERGAGGSGPRGAEPGGARDPQQVAAAARLEAAYGELLRAKSRLEEEKGRLEREKEELGRRLESSAQEITRLRAARCPPGREGSGRDTLRAPAKAPRWEPQPLSYQELQSERSELPVSRLLEETALGRPGKEDSGCGQLVWVGEPVVFGRADSIAGKYGVWMKDPEPVPPFTRDNTWRVDTVGTEVRQLFQYEEAEQLARGYPAKVHILPRPLESTGAVIYRGGLFFQPRHSRSVARYDLRGESITAEREIPGAGYHGQYPYSWGGYTDIDLAVDETGLWVIYSTEKARGAIVLSKLDPETLEIRRTWETNIRKRGVANAFLICGTLYTVSSYSAPNATVNFAYDTATGSSRALSIPFENRFRYLSMLDYNPAERQLFAWDSFNMVTYPVRLSRP from the exons ATGCTGGGGGTCTGGGTGCTGCTTTGGGGTTCCGTGGCCCTGGGCGGCCGGGCGGACACCGCCTTCCTCCGCCGCGCCCATGACAGCTCCGGGCACTGCACCTACTCCTTCACGGTCGCCAGCCCCGTGGAGGCCGCCTGTCCCGAGGCTGCCGGTGGCGTGCCCGAGCTGCGAGCCGAGCTGGCCGCCCTCGCCGCCCGCCTGAGTCGGCTGGAGAGCCGGGAGCGAGGAGCGGGGGGCTCGGGGCCGCGGGGAGCCGAGCCGGGGGGCGCACGGGACCCCCAGCAAGTGGCCGCGGCCGCCCGCCTGGAGGCTGCGTACGGCGAGCTGCTGCGGGCCAAGTCCcggctggaggaggagaaggggcgGCTGGAGCGGGAGaaagaggagctgggcaggcgGCTGGAGAGCAGCGCCCAGGAGATCACCCGGCTGCGGGCCGCCCGCTGCCCCCCCGGCAGAGAGGGGTCCGGCCGGGACACGCTGCGTGCCCCCGCCAAGG CGCCGCGCTGGGAGCCGCAGCCCCTCAGCTACCAGGAGCTGCAGTCGGAGAGGAGCGAGCTTCCCGTGTCCCGGCTGCTGGAGGAGACGGCGCTCGGCCGCCCGGGCAAGGAGGACTCAG GCTGCGGGCAGCTGGTGTGGGTGGGAGAGCCCGTGGTGTTCGGCCGGGCGGACTCCATCGCGGGCAAGTACGGCGTGTGGATGAAGGACCCCGAGCCCGTGCCGCCCTTCACGCGGGACAACACCTGGCGTGTGGACACCGTGGGCACCGAAGTGCGCCAGCTCTTCCAGTACGAGGAGGCCGAGCAGCTGGCCCGGGGCTACCCCGCCAAGGTGCACATCCTGCCGCGGCCCCTGGAGAGCACGGGGGCCGTCATCTACCGCGGCGGGCTCTTCTTCCAGCCCCGCCATTCCCGCTCCGTGGCCCGCTACGACCTGCGGGGAGAGAGCATCACGGCCGAGAGGGAGATCCCCGGCGCCGGCTACCACGGCCAGTACCCCTACTCCTGGGGGGGCTACACCGACATCGACCTGGCGGTGGATGAGACGGGGCTCTGGGTCATCTACAGCACTGAGAAGGCACGGGGAGCCATCGTGCTCTCCAAGCTGGACCCCGAGACGCTGGAGATCCGTCGGACCTGGGAGACCAACATCCGCAAGAGAGGGGTGGCCAACGCCTTCCTCATCTGCGGCACCCTCTACACCGTCAGCAGCTACTCGGCTCCCAACGCCACCGTCAACTTCGCCTACGACACCGCCACGGGCAGCAGCCGGGCCCTCAGCATCCCCTTCGAGAACCGCTTCCGCTACCTCAGCATGCTGGACTACAACCCTGCCGAGCGGCAGCTCTTCGCCTGGGACAGCTTCAACATGGTCACCTACCCCGTCCGCCTGTCCCGGCCGTGA